Proteins from a single region of Drosophila biarmipes strain raj3 chromosome 3R, RU_DBia_V1.1, whole genome shotgun sequence:
- the LOC108030951 gene encoding protein Turandot X, translating into MGFYFSSLLAVILGTVCSASADTTDPCYEAQRRHILEVYHNPTVNDLTKERNIPDLISFYLRYPNAVPLSNEDRQQFERFIHNYREFRNVLVDGVPPQGGTIGSIFGNFMGRVGSRYIMSLFNKKQEGQGSPVSNSTVLT; encoded by the coding sequence ATGGGGTTTTACTTTAGCAGTTTGCTAGCTGTGATCTTGGGCACAGTTTGTTCAGCCAGTGCTGACACAACCGACCCATGTTATGAAGCCCAAAGAAGGCACATACTCGAGGTCTATCATAATCCGACTGTAAATGACTTAACCAAGGAGAGAAATATTCCGGATCTGATTTCCTTTTATCTTCGTTACCCCAATGCTGTTCCTCTGTCCAATGAAGATAGGCAACAATTTGAGAGGTTCATCCACAACTACAGAGAGTTTCGGAATGTTTTGGTTGATGGAGTACCGCCACAGGGAGGAACCATTGGATCCATATTCGGAAATTTCATGGGCAGAGTTGGATCCCGATATATCATGTCTCTGTTCAATAAAAAGCAGGAAGGTCAAGGCAGCCCTGTCTCCAATTCAACTGTCTTAACATAA
- the LOC108031089 gene encoding glutamate receptor ionotropic, kainate 3 isoform X2, whose translation MQSGRMISASFSLGFILTSLLLLLPGCQGERTNVGLVYENTEPDLEKIFHLAISKANEENEDLQLHGVSVSIEPGNSFETSKKLCKMLRQNLVAVFGPTSNLAARHAMSICDAKELPFLDTRWDFEAQLPTINLHPHPATLGEALRDMVVALGWESFTIIYETGEYLATVRELLQMYGTAGPTVTVRRYELDLNGNYRNVLRRIRNADDFSFVVVGSMATLPELFKQAQQVGLVTSDYRYIIGNLDWHTMDLEPYQHAGTNITGLRLVSPDNEQVQEVAKALYESEEPFQNVSCPLTNSMALVYDGVQLLAETYKHVNFRPVPLSCGDDSAWDKGYTLVNYMKSLTLNGLTGPIRFDYEGLRTDFELEVIELAVSGMQKVGQWSGGDGFQENRPAPAHSLEPDMRSLVNKSFVVITAISEPYGMLKETSEKLEGNDQFEGFGIELIDELSKKLGFSYTWRLQVDNKYGGIDPKTGEWNGMLREIIDGRADMGITDLTMTSERESGVDFTIPFMSLGIGILFRKPMKEPPKLFSFMSPFSGEVWLWLGLAYMGVSISMFVLGRLSPAEWDNPYPCIEEPTELENQFSFANCLWFSIGALLQQGSELAPKAYSTRAVAASWWFFTLILVSSYTANLAAFLTVESLVTPINDADDLSKNKGGVNYGAKIGGATFNFFKESNYPTYQRMYEFMRDNPQYMTNTNQEGVDRVENSNYAFLMESTTIEYITERRCTLTQVGALLDEKGYGIAMRKNWPYRDTLSQAVLEMQEQGVLTKMKTKWWKEKRGGGACSEAADSDASSLGFANLGGVYLVMFVGSCFGSVYGLVNVVVSVYLSARENKVNFKTELIDEIRFILQCSGNTKAVKYPKNSSRSNASSKSKGSSMSVDSLPEDPSEDEASGKHNHAKK comes from the exons ATGCAATCCGGCAGAATGATTTCAGCCAGTTTTTCACTTGGCTTCATCCTAACGAGCTTGCTATTGCTTTTGCCAGGATGCCAAGGGGAAAGGACGAACGTGG GCCTCGTCTACGAGAACACCGAACCGGATCTCGAGAAGATCTTCCACTTGGCCATCAGCAAGGCCAACGAGGAGAACGAGGACCTGCAGCTGCACGGAGTGTCGGTTAGCATTGAGCCGGGCAACTCCTTCGAGACCTCCAAGAAGCTCTGCAAAATGCTGAGG CAAAATCTGGTGGCCGTGTTTGGGCCCACCTCGAACCTGGCCGCTCGTCACGCGATGAGCATATGCGACGCCAAGGAGCTGCCCTTCCTGGACACGCGCTGGGACTTCGAGGCCCAGCTGCCCACCATCAATCTGCACCCACATCCGGCCACCCTGGGCGAGGCCCTGCGGGACATGGTGGTGGCCCTGGGCTGGGAGAGCTTCACCATCATCTACGAGACGGGTGAGTATCTGGCCACCGTGCGGGAGCTGCTCCAGATGTACGGCACCGCTGGACCCACGGTCACGGTGCGGCGCTATGAACTCGACCTGAATGGGAACTACCGGAATGTGCtgcggcgtatacgtaatgcggATGACTTCTCCTTCGTGGTCGTCGGCTCGATGGCCACTCTGCCGGAGCTGTTCAAGCAGGCCCAGCAGGTGGGTCTGGTGACCAGCGACTACCGCTACATCATCGGCAACCTGGACTGGCACACCATGGACCTGGAGCCGTATCAGCACGCCGGCACCAACATCACGGGCCTGCGCCTCGTGTCGCCGGACAACGAACAGGTGCAGGAGGTGGCCAAGGCGCTGTACGAGAGCGAGGAGCCCTTCCAGAACg TGTCCTGCCCCCTGACCAACAGCATGGCCCTGGTCTACGACGGCGTCCAGCTGCTGGCCGAGACCTACAAGCATGTGAACTTCCGGCCCGTGCCCCTCAGCTGTGGCGATGACAGCGCCTGGGACAAGGGCTACACGCTCGTCAACTACATGAAGTCG CTAACGCTGAATGGCCTCACGGGTCCCATTCGCTTTGACTACGAGGGTCTGCGCACGGACTTCGAGCTGGAAGTCATCGAGCTGGCCGTGTCGGGGATGCAGAAAGTTGGCCAATGGAGCGGCGGGGATGGCTTTCAGGAGAATCGCCCGGCCCCGGCGCACTCCTTGGAGCCGGATATGCGTTCGCTGGTGAACAAAAGCTTCGTCGTCATCACGGCCATT AGCGAACCCTACGGCATGCTGAAGGAGACCTCCGAGAAGCTGGAGGGCAATGATCAGTTCGAGGGCTTTGGCATCGAGCTCATCGACGAGCTGTCCAAGAAGCTGGGATTCAGCTACACCTGGCGCCTCCAGGTGGACAACAAGTACGGCGGCATCGATCCCAAGACGGGCGAGTGGAATGGCATGTTGAGGGAAATAATAGACGGT CGTGCTGACATGGGCATTACGGACCTGACCATGACATCGGAGCGGGAAAGTGGCGTGGACTTCACCATACCCTTCATGAGCCTGG gaATTGGCATTCTATTCCGCAAGCCCATGAAGGAGCCTCCAAAGCTCTTCTCCTTCATGTCGCCTTTTTCGGGGGAAGTGTGGCTCTGGCTGGGCCTGGCCTACATGGGTGTATCCATCAGTATGTTTGTGCTGGGACGCCTTTCTCCGGCAGAGTGGGATAATCCGTATCCCTGCATCGAGGAGCCCACGGAACTGGAGAATCAGTTCAGTTTCGCCAACTGTCTGTGGTTCTCCATTGGAGCTCTTCTCCAGCAGGGCTCCGAGCTGGCTCCCAA GGCCTACTCAACTCGGGCTGTGGCCGCTTCCTGGTGGTTCTTCACTTTGATCCTGGTCTCCTCCTACACGGCCAATCTGGCGGCTTTTCTCACAGTGGAGTCCTTGGTGACCCCGATTAATGATGCCGATGATTTGTCAAAGAACAAGGGCGGTGTTAACTATGGAGCCAAAATTGGAGGAGCcacttttaacttttttaaa GAGTCCAACTATCCCACCTATCAGCGAATGTACGAATTCATGAGGGACAACCCCCAGTACATGACCAACACCAATCAGGAGGGCGTGGATCGCGTGGAGAACTCCAACTATGCCTTCCTCATGGAGTCCACCACCATCGAGTACATTACAGAGCGTCGCTGCACTCTCACCCAGGTGGGCGCGTTGCTGGACGAGAAGGGCTACGGCATAGCCATGCGAAAGA ACTGGCCGTACAGGGACACACTCAGCCAGGCGGTTCTCGAGATGCAGGAGCAGGGTGTGCTGACCAAGATGAAGACCAAGTGGTGGAAGGAGAAGCGCGGCGGGGGAGCCTGTTCG GAAGCCGCCGACTCGGATGCCTCCTCGCTGGGATTCGCCAACCTGGGCGGCGTCTACCTGGTCATGTTCGTGGGCAGCTGCTTCGGCAGCGTTTACGGCCTGGTCAACGTCGTGGTCAGCGTCTACTTGAGTGCGCGGGAGAACAAG GTGAACTTCAAGACGGAGCTTATAGACGAGATTCGCTTCATCTTACAATGCTCGGGCAATACCAAGGCGGTCAAGTATCCGAAGAACTCTTCGCGATCTAATGCAAGTTCCAAGTCAAAGGGCTCTTCCATGTCCGTGGATTCGTTGCCCGAGGATCCTTCAGAGGATGAGGCATCTGGCAAGCATAACCATGCTAAGAAGTAG
- the LOC108031089 gene encoding glutamate receptor ionotropic, kainate 3 isoform X1, with the protein MQSGRMISASFSLGFILTSLLLLLPGCQGERTNVGLVYENTEPDLEKIFHLAISKANEENEDLQLHGVSVSIEPGNSFETSKKLCKMLRQNLVAVFGPTSNLAARHAMSICDAKELPFLDTRWDFEAQLPTINLHPHPATLGEALRDMVVALGWESFTIIYETGEYLATVRELLQMYGTAGPTVTVRRYELDLNGNYRNVLRRIRNADDFSFVVVGSMATLPELFKQAQQVGLVTSDYRYIIGNLDWHTMDLEPYQHAGTNITGLRLVSPDNEQVQEVAKALYESEEPFQNVSCPLTNSMALVYDGVQLLAETYKHVNFRPVPLSCGDDSAWDKGYTLVNYMKSLTLNGLTGPIRFDYEGLRTDFELEVIELAVSGMQKVGQWSGGDGFQENRPAPAHSLEPDMRSLVNKSFVVITAISEPYGMLKETSEKLEGNDQFEGFGIELIDELSKKLGFSYTWRLQVDNKYGGIDPKTGEWNGMLREIIDGRADMGITDLTMTSERESGVDFTIPFMSLGIGILFRKPMKEPPKLFSFMSPFSGEVWLWLGLAYMGVSISMFVLGRLSPAEWDNPYPCIEEPTELENQFSFANCLWFSIGALLQQGSELAPKAYSTRAVAASWWFFTLILVSSYTANLAAFLTVESLVTPINDADDLSKNKGGVNYGAKIGGATFNFFKESNYPTYQRMYEFMRDNPQYMTNTNQEGVDRVENSNYAFLMESTTIEYITERRCTLTQVGALLDEKGYGIAMRKNWPYRDTLSQAVLEMQEQGVLTKMKTKWWKEKRGGGACSDSDEDSGAVALEISNLGGVFLVMGVGSFFGIFVSLLEMVLGVKERSDENQVNFKTELIDEIRFILQCSGNTKAVKYPKNSSRSNASSKSKGSSMSVDSLPEDPSEDEASGKHNHAKK; encoded by the exons ATGCAATCCGGCAGAATGATTTCAGCCAGTTTTTCACTTGGCTTCATCCTAACGAGCTTGCTATTGCTTTTGCCAGGATGCCAAGGGGAAAGGACGAACGTGG GCCTCGTCTACGAGAACACCGAACCGGATCTCGAGAAGATCTTCCACTTGGCCATCAGCAAGGCCAACGAGGAGAACGAGGACCTGCAGCTGCACGGAGTGTCGGTTAGCATTGAGCCGGGCAACTCCTTCGAGACCTCCAAGAAGCTCTGCAAAATGCTGAGG CAAAATCTGGTGGCCGTGTTTGGGCCCACCTCGAACCTGGCCGCTCGTCACGCGATGAGCATATGCGACGCCAAGGAGCTGCCCTTCCTGGACACGCGCTGGGACTTCGAGGCCCAGCTGCCCACCATCAATCTGCACCCACATCCGGCCACCCTGGGCGAGGCCCTGCGGGACATGGTGGTGGCCCTGGGCTGGGAGAGCTTCACCATCATCTACGAGACGGGTGAGTATCTGGCCACCGTGCGGGAGCTGCTCCAGATGTACGGCACCGCTGGACCCACGGTCACGGTGCGGCGCTATGAACTCGACCTGAATGGGAACTACCGGAATGTGCtgcggcgtatacgtaatgcggATGACTTCTCCTTCGTGGTCGTCGGCTCGATGGCCACTCTGCCGGAGCTGTTCAAGCAGGCCCAGCAGGTGGGTCTGGTGACCAGCGACTACCGCTACATCATCGGCAACCTGGACTGGCACACCATGGACCTGGAGCCGTATCAGCACGCCGGCACCAACATCACGGGCCTGCGCCTCGTGTCGCCGGACAACGAACAGGTGCAGGAGGTGGCCAAGGCGCTGTACGAGAGCGAGGAGCCCTTCCAGAACg TGTCCTGCCCCCTGACCAACAGCATGGCCCTGGTCTACGACGGCGTCCAGCTGCTGGCCGAGACCTACAAGCATGTGAACTTCCGGCCCGTGCCCCTCAGCTGTGGCGATGACAGCGCCTGGGACAAGGGCTACACGCTCGTCAACTACATGAAGTCG CTAACGCTGAATGGCCTCACGGGTCCCATTCGCTTTGACTACGAGGGTCTGCGCACGGACTTCGAGCTGGAAGTCATCGAGCTGGCCGTGTCGGGGATGCAGAAAGTTGGCCAATGGAGCGGCGGGGATGGCTTTCAGGAGAATCGCCCGGCCCCGGCGCACTCCTTGGAGCCGGATATGCGTTCGCTGGTGAACAAAAGCTTCGTCGTCATCACGGCCATT AGCGAACCCTACGGCATGCTGAAGGAGACCTCCGAGAAGCTGGAGGGCAATGATCAGTTCGAGGGCTTTGGCATCGAGCTCATCGACGAGCTGTCCAAGAAGCTGGGATTCAGCTACACCTGGCGCCTCCAGGTGGACAACAAGTACGGCGGCATCGATCCCAAGACGGGCGAGTGGAATGGCATGTTGAGGGAAATAATAGACGGT CGTGCTGACATGGGCATTACGGACCTGACCATGACATCGGAGCGGGAAAGTGGCGTGGACTTCACCATACCCTTCATGAGCCTGG gaATTGGCATTCTATTCCGCAAGCCCATGAAGGAGCCTCCAAAGCTCTTCTCCTTCATGTCGCCTTTTTCGGGGGAAGTGTGGCTCTGGCTGGGCCTGGCCTACATGGGTGTATCCATCAGTATGTTTGTGCTGGGACGCCTTTCTCCGGCAGAGTGGGATAATCCGTATCCCTGCATCGAGGAGCCCACGGAACTGGAGAATCAGTTCAGTTTCGCCAACTGTCTGTGGTTCTCCATTGGAGCTCTTCTCCAGCAGGGCTCCGAGCTGGCTCCCAA GGCCTACTCAACTCGGGCTGTGGCCGCTTCCTGGTGGTTCTTCACTTTGATCCTGGTCTCCTCCTACACGGCCAATCTGGCGGCTTTTCTCACAGTGGAGTCCTTGGTGACCCCGATTAATGATGCCGATGATTTGTCAAAGAACAAGGGCGGTGTTAACTATGGAGCCAAAATTGGAGGAGCcacttttaacttttttaaa GAGTCCAACTATCCCACCTATCAGCGAATGTACGAATTCATGAGGGACAACCCCCAGTACATGACCAACACCAATCAGGAGGGCGTGGATCGCGTGGAGAACTCCAACTATGCCTTCCTCATGGAGTCCACCACCATCGAGTACATTACAGAGCGTCGCTGCACTCTCACCCAGGTGGGCGCGTTGCTGGACGAGAAGGGCTACGGCATAGCCATGCGAAAGA ACTGGCCGTACAGGGACACACTCAGCCAGGCGGTTCTCGAGATGCAGGAGCAGGGTGTGCTGACCAAGATGAAGACCAAGTGGTGGAAGGAGAAGCGCGGCGGGGGAGCCTGTTCG GACTCGGACGAGGACTCCGGCGCCGTGGCCCTGGAGATTAGCAACCTGGGCGGCGTCTTCCTGGTCATGGGAGTGGGCTCCTTCTTCGGCATCTTTGTCTCCCTGCTAGAGATGGTTTTGGGCGTCAAGGAGCGCAGCGATGAGAACCAG GTGAACTTCAAGACGGAGCTTATAGACGAGATTCGCTTCATCTTACAATGCTCGGGCAATACCAAGGCGGTCAAGTATCCGAAGAACTCTTCGCGATCTAATGCAAGTTCCAAGTCAAAGGGCTCTTCCATGTCCGTGGATTCGTTGCCCGAGGATCCTTCAGAGGATGAGGCATCTGGCAAGCATAACCATGCTAAGAAGTAG